AACTAATCTAGATCCTGATTTAGATCCTGATTTAGATCTGGCTGGTTTGGACTCATCAGGTCAGCCCAATCAACCAACCATTCCTGAACCTCAACCCCAGAATGATAGCGATGAGACTGGCAATGTTAGCAATATTAACCAAAAGCCACGATCGTTATTTACTCAGTCAGCCAAACGGGTTGGGCTGATCCAAGAGGTGGAGGATGAAGAAAGTTTTGCGATCGCCGCCAGTGAGTTTGCAGCCCTAGAAGCCTTTATTAACGAGGAGATTGCCAATAATCCGAATTTAGAATTAGCTGAATACGATCAGGTTACAGGCACTAATACCTATGCTGATACCCATGCTGATACCTCTGCTAATACTTATGTTGAAGGTCTTACGGCAGGTGGTAATGATCTCGCTGCCCCAGCAACAGATAGCCAACTGGTTCCTAATACCACTATTCCAGCGCCGCAACAACCAATCATCAAGCCAGAAATCACGATCGCAGATGGTGACCCAGAGCTGAATCTGCCTGACTTTGAGGCGCTTGAACAAATTGGCCCTAAGGCGATCGATAAGCAAAATCAAGAATTGCTGCGTCAAATTGGCCTCGCTCTCGATGGTGCTAGTAATCCGGTTTGTATTACTAACAGTAAAGGCGAAGTAATTCACATTAACCAGGCTTTCAGAACTAAATTTGGCTATTCCCTGGCTCAATTGACCCAAGCCAGTGCGGTGGGCATATTTCATCCCCCCTTTATGGCTATGACTGTGGTCAATGATATTTTTAAGGTGATTTTTAATCGCAATGCCTGGAGCGGTGAGGTCACAGTTCAAAGCCAGACGGGACAAGGTTTAACTGTCCGTTTGCAAATTAGCGTAGTGAAGAATCATGATGCCCAAATTTCTGGTCTAATTTGTGTATTTGGTGACGATCGTGGTCAGGTTAGCGGTACAGAGCAGGTGATCGCCCTCAACAGGGAGATTCAGCAGCTCAGGGCTCAAAAATTAGCCCTGGAGAATAGAGTTGCAGGACAGGGTGGTCATAATACGACGCTCCAGCTTAGTACAGCGATCGAAAGCACCAGTGATGCGATCGGAATTACGGATATTAATGGCATTGCCACCTATACCAATCGTGCTCTGTTTGAGCTATTTGGCTATTCCCAGCAGCGCTTACAAAAACCAGGTGTATTGCGGCAACTATTCCCGAATCCGGCGATCCTGGACTCGATTTTACGCATCATTAGCGGCGGTGGCTCCTGGAATGATGAAATTGACATGCATCACCGCAATGGTCGCGTGTTGCCAGTGGCGATTCGGGCTGATGGGATTCGGGATCAAGGTGGTAAGGTTGCTGGCGCAATCTGGATGTTTACCAATATCAGCGATCGCCGCTTGGCTGAAGCAGAAATTGATAAAACCCTATCTTTGTTGAGTGCCACCCTCGAATCTACCGCTGATGGGATTCTGGTGCTTGATAATAATGGCAGGGCGGTAATTTGCAATCAAAAGTTCGTGGATTTGTGGCGGATGCCCCGATCGCTGGTGGTTTCAGATGATGACGGCCAAACCCTGAAATTTGTGTTGGCGCAATTGATCGATCCCGCCGCCTTTTCGATTGATCTCGGTGATCTTGATGCTCAATTTGACATTGAAAGCTACGATGTACTCAAAACTAAAGATGGACGTGTAATTGAGTCTCAGTCACAACCTCAGCGAGTTGGTGACGAAAGTGTCGGCCGGGTTTGGAGTTTTAGAGATATTACCGAGCGCCTTGCTGGAGAAGAAGCCTTACGCGCTTCCGAGTCAAGATTTAGAGAGCAAGCCCATCAACTGGAAATTACCCTGCGCGAATTACAACAAACTCAGGCTCAACTGGTGCAAACCGAAAAGATGTCTGGCCTAGGGCAATTAGTAGCTGGGGTAGCCCATGAAATCAATAATCCCGTTAATTTTATCTTTGGCAATATTGCCCATGCGACCCGCTATGCCCAGGATCTTTTAGAGCTACTGGCCATGTACCAGCAATATTATCCAGAGCCTGATTCAGAAATTAGCGATCGGATTAACGCAATGGATCTTGAGTTTATATCCCAGGATTTACCCAAGCTGATGTCTTCGATGCGGGTTGGTGCCGATCGGATTCAAGAAATTGTGCGATCGCTGCGCAATTTTTCCCGCACCGATGAGGCTGAATGTAAACCGGTTCATGTGCATGATGGCATTGACAGCACGCTGATGATTCTGCAAACCCGCCTTAAGGCCAAGCCAGATTTGCCAGAAATTCAGGTGATTAAAAATTATGGCGATCTACCCAAGGTGCAGTGTTTTGCTGGTTCCCTTAACCAGGTATTCATGAATATTATTGCCA
The sequence above is a segment of the Pseudanabaena sp. PCC 7367 genome. Coding sequences within it:
- a CDS encoding PAS domain-containing sensor histidine kinase, with translation MHISEQNNPLVSHRVSMTPPNKRVVILLDQRGIFDCNSTALAVLGFERKEDLLGKHLYYFSPRYQPNGQGSVSLSLDYMLTALREGNCRFNWLFKRPIGTEFLAEVTFTATEMHSRKTLRMNIRYIGDRQPSEFRVDLLGSTNRLANDIDNNSVYTQIRSEPTEQPQALEPPNANLAESRAQSADLSSTNLDPDLDPDLDLAGLDSSGQPNQPTIPEPQPQNDSDETGNVSNINQKPRSLFTQSAKRVGLIQEVEDEESFAIAASEFAALEAFINEEIANNPNLELAEYDQVTGTNTYADTHADTSANTYVEGLTAGGNDLAAPATDSQLVPNTTIPAPQQPIIKPEITIADGDPELNLPDFEALEQIGPKAIDKQNQELLRQIGLALDGASNPVCITNSKGEVIHINQAFRTKFGYSLAQLTQASAVGIFHPPFMAMTVVNDIFKVIFNRNAWSGEVTVQSQTGQGLTVRLQISVVKNHDAQISGLICVFGDDRGQVSGTEQVIALNREIQQLRAQKLALENRVAGQGGHNTTLQLSTAIESTSDAIGITDINGIATYTNRALFELFGYSQQRLQKPGVLRQLFPNPAILDSILRIISGGGSWNDEIDMHHRNGRVLPVAIRADGIRDQGGKVAGAIWMFTNISDRRLAEAEIDKTLSLLSATLESTADGILVLDNNGRAVICNQKFVDLWRMPRSLVVSDDDGQTLKFVLAQLIDPAAFSIDLGDLDAQFDIESYDVLKTKDGRVIESQSQPQRVGDESVGRVWSFRDITERLAGEEALRASESRFREQAHQLEITLRELQQTQAQLVQTEKMSGLGQLVAGVAHEINNPVNFIFGNIAHATRYAQDLLELLAMYQQYYPEPDSEISDRINAMDLEFISQDLPKLMSSMRVGADRIQEIVRSLRNFSRTDEAECKPVHVHDGIDSTLMILQTRLKAKPDLPEIQVIKNYGDLPKVQCFAGSLNQVFMNIIANAIDALEERDRKRSIAEIEEHPSQITITTTKIEPNAISIQIKDNGLGIPTEALPKLFNPFFTTKAVGKGTGLGLSISHQVITEKHGGELTCNSVPGQGTEFIIKIPIDQKLSQPKAIEDSDQLATEALSSQDASIGESIEPDTPNNSLDQINQIRQIRQISHISQTESEPSIAIPTSDRHIVAVDSAAPNQPMVGDASADLQNLDQDLNQDPDQSIEVDQAATNVELTQPNEVDNIHQAQATTPPANSRSVTEQEHPEESLETLEELEDAESEVLPDTLEISNSLAELETEEVEANPEA